The following proteins come from a genomic window of Streptomyces sp. GS7:
- a CDS encoding protein phosphatase 2C domain-containing protein — protein MNFPHRDGSAPVPLAPAAPDPVPWRRIAVGTPGPEFEARPPDQYAFDFPDTECDGWSTPALTLRCATVRGAKHRYYRQPRQDAVRAAAHEPTGSIAFAVADGVSSATESEFGSVEACRAALERMLHLMPQSQGRMDFPDVAHHAAERLRQLTQWRLSGKEPEAGEVAGLYATTLVAGTVRPDPAGPVVEVCRIGDSGAWVLDLSNGRYRPLFGTKTGSDALLVSNEVTPLPHVPDPLDRTSVRLTDHQALLVGTDGFADPLGDGDGQVGALFARQLAVPPAPPWLAHLLDFSRETFDDDRSLLVVWPHATAVPR, from the coding sequence GTGAACTTTCCGCACCGCGACGGCTCCGCCCCGGTTCCGCTCGCGCCGGCCGCACCGGACCCCGTGCCCTGGCGTCGGATCGCGGTGGGGACCCCCGGCCCCGAGTTCGAGGCCCGACCGCCGGACCAGTACGCCTTCGACTTCCCCGACACCGAATGCGACGGGTGGTCGACTCCCGCTCTCACGCTGAGATGTGCCACCGTACGTGGCGCCAAGCACCGCTACTACCGGCAGCCGCGCCAGGACGCCGTACGCGCCGCGGCCCACGAGCCCACCGGCTCCATCGCCTTCGCCGTCGCCGACGGCGTCTCCAGCGCCACGGAGTCCGAGTTCGGATCGGTCGAGGCGTGCCGGGCCGCCCTGGAACGGATGCTCCACCTGATGCCCCAGAGCCAGGGGCGGATGGACTTCCCTGACGTGGCCCACCACGCCGCCGAACGGCTGCGGCAGCTGACCCAGTGGCGCCTGAGCGGGAAGGAGCCCGAGGCGGGCGAGGTGGCCGGCCTGTACGCGACCACGCTCGTGGCCGGCACGGTGCGCCCCGACCCCGCGGGGCCCGTCGTGGAAGTCTGCCGCATCGGGGACTCCGGCGCCTGGGTGCTGGACCTGTCCAACGGGCGGTACCGGCCGCTGTTCGGCACGAAGACCGGCTCGGACGCCCTGCTGGTGTCGAACGAGGTGACACCGCTGCCCCACGTGCCCGATCCGCTCGACCGCACCAGCGTCCGGCTGACCGACCATCAGGCACTGCTGGTCGGCACCGACGGCTTCGCGGACCCGCTCGGCGACGGCGACGGACAGGTCGGCGCCCTGTTCGCCCGCCAACTCGCCGTACCGCCCGCTCCGCCGTGGCTGGCACACCTGCTGGACTTCTCCCGGGAGACCTTCGACGACGACCGGTCCCTGCTGGTCGTCTGGCCACACGCCACGGCAGTGCCACGATGA
- a CDS encoding DUF4189 domain-containing protein, translating to MTPPRTPPVQHGTLTLGRQLGQGGQGTVYEVPHKKINEADGGGWDVVYKEYGAAVLPTLDAAALAAHVALLGELSADEGRWLCDKTAWPAAVVERGGHACGFLMRTVPDRFRFTFRSLTGTTTGTPRLANLEYLLNDDSYVAGVGLAISERDRLLILADLAATLARLHRIGITVGDLSPKNLLFTTDPKPECFLIDSDAMRLRGTSVLPQAETPDWQIPAGEEKATRASDVYKLSLLAVRLFARDQTVTDPSALTALSPPLGDLARAGLDPDPSRRPTPALWAEQLTASSATASTTPATAPTRRLKAVRTPAASPGPRTVRPPGNPAPTGGSRPGAKPPGKAAGIAAVAVAAVALIVLALVNDHDSSDTNTNSSSSYSSSAGGYPTDPYTRPYSSSPNPFPTTYSVAPAPTTYSPNPFPTTYSPPPVPTTYQPAPPPPPPPPKYYYGAIAVANDGTNGRSWDYPSASAAQQAAMNNCNRAGCKVLVGFVNSCGAVAYNPNTRVYWGGRGATQAEAEQDAISRAGGGRWIAYVCTTRPG from the coding sequence ATGACGCCGCCGCGCACACCTCCCGTCCAGCACGGCACGCTCACCCTGGGACGCCAACTCGGCCAAGGCGGCCAGGGCACCGTGTACGAGGTGCCCCACAAGAAGATCAACGAGGCCGACGGCGGCGGCTGGGACGTGGTCTACAAGGAGTACGGCGCCGCCGTACTGCCGACCCTCGACGCCGCCGCGCTCGCGGCGCACGTCGCCCTGCTCGGCGAGCTGAGCGCCGACGAGGGCCGATGGCTGTGCGACAAGACCGCCTGGCCCGCGGCCGTGGTCGAACGGGGTGGCCACGCCTGCGGGTTCCTCATGCGCACCGTACCTGACCGCTTCCGCTTCACCTTCCGGAGCCTGACCGGCACGACCACCGGCACACCGCGCCTCGCGAACCTGGAGTACCTGCTCAACGACGACTCCTACGTCGCCGGCGTCGGCCTGGCCATCAGCGAACGCGACCGGCTCCTGATCCTGGCCGACCTGGCGGCCACGCTCGCCCGGCTCCACCGCATCGGCATCACGGTCGGCGACCTCTCCCCGAAGAACCTGCTGTTCACCACCGACCCGAAGCCCGAGTGCTTCCTCATCGACAGCGACGCGATGCGCCTCCGGGGCACCAGCGTGCTTCCTCAGGCCGAGACGCCCGACTGGCAGATACCCGCGGGCGAGGAGAAGGCGACCCGCGCCAGCGACGTCTACAAGCTCTCCCTGCTCGCCGTCCGGCTCTTCGCCCGCGACCAGACCGTGACCGATCCCAGCGCGCTGACCGCGCTGAGCCCGCCACTGGGCGACCTGGCCCGCGCCGGCCTCGACCCGGACCCCTCCCGGCGGCCGACGCCGGCCCTGTGGGCCGAACAGCTCACCGCCTCCAGCGCCACGGCCTCGACCACCCCCGCCACCGCGCCGACCCGCCGGCTCAAGGCCGTACGGACCCCCGCGGCGTCTCCCGGTCCCCGTACGGTGCGCCCACCAGGCAACCCCGCCCCGACAGGCGGATCGAGACCGGGCGCCAAGCCGCCCGGCAAGGCCGCCGGCATCGCCGCCGTGGCCGTCGCGGCAGTGGCCCTCATCGTGCTGGCGCTCGTCAACGACCACGACTCGTCCGACACCAACACCAACTCCTCTTCCTCGTACTCGAGTTCCGCCGGGGGCTATCCGACCGACCCGTATACGAGGCCCTACTCCTCTTCCCCCAACCCCTTCCCGACGACGTACAGCGTCGCTCCCGCTCCCACGACGTACAGCCCCAACCCCTTCCCGACGACCTACAGCCCACCCCCCGTTCCGACCACCTACCAACCCGCTCCACCGCCTCCACCACCGCCACCGAAGTACTACTACGGCGCCATAGCCGTGGCGAACGACGGCACCAATGGCAGGTCGTGGGACTACCCCTCCGCGAGCGCCGCCCAGCAAGCGGCCATGAACAACTGCAACCGCGCCGGCTGCAAGGTTCTCGTGGGCTTCGTCAACAGCTGCGGCGCCGTCGCCTACAACCCCAACACCCGTGTCTACTGGGGCGGTCGGGGCGCCACACAGGCCGAAGCCGAGCAGGACGCCATCTCCCGTGCGGGAGGCGGCCGTTGGATCGCCTATGTGTGCACCACGAGGCCGGGCTGA
- a CDS encoding alpha/beta hydrolase translates to MSSPSLPRPVAAADRRTVLTSALAAAGLLLIGSGTARAQAPARARSADGVTLRLPAPTGPHRIGTTSLYLVDRSRRDPWDPAIPVREVMATVFYPARTVRDAPLAPHMTPGAAELFPSFAAPFHGLPATGVRWAATMTHAHTGAPARAVRRPVLLYSPGGGDPRSLGTGLAEELASHGYVVVGVDHPGDACVVEFPGTTSYRRSPFRTTVFRDDPRKDPRLARTMIDARIADLRFVLGQLTALAAGFNPDALGRAQPAHLGRALDLRRVGYYGHSAGGTAVAEALYEGHRVAAAVNLEGYLDRAPARPGQEGEPYPVARHGVDRPLLLLGTGDFIGRAQAKRELTRSWSTLLAHPGGRVRRHEICHAAHWVFTDYAALAPQLQAAGLMTAAARRALVGTIAPARSVPMVRHHLRSFFARHLHRPEG, encoded by the coding sequence ATGTCGTCTCCTTCGCTTCCTCGCCCCGTCGCCGCGGCGGACCGCCGCACCGTCCTGACATCGGCCCTGGCGGCAGCCGGGCTGCTCCTCATCGGCAGCGGCACCGCACGCGCCCAGGCACCGGCCCGGGCGCGGTCCGCGGACGGTGTCACCCTACGACTGCCGGCCCCGACCGGTCCCCACCGCATCGGGACCACGAGCCTCTATCTGGTCGACCGCTCCCGGCGTGACCCATGGGACCCGGCGATCCCCGTACGGGAGGTCATGGCCACGGTGTTCTACCCGGCCCGCACCGTCCGCGACGCCCCCCTCGCGCCTCATATGACCCCGGGCGCGGCGGAGTTGTTCCCCTCGTTCGCCGCCCCCTTCCACGGCCTTCCCGCCACGGGTGTGCGGTGGGCGGCCACCATGACCCATGCGCACACGGGCGCGCCCGCGCGGGCCGTACGGCGTCCCGTGCTGCTCTACAGTCCGGGCGGCGGCGACCCGCGCAGCCTGGGCACCGGGCTCGCCGAGGAGTTGGCGAGCCATGGCTACGTCGTGGTGGGCGTCGACCATCCCGGTGACGCCTGCGTGGTCGAGTTCCCCGGGACGACTTCCTACCGCCGCTCTCCTTTTCGTACCACCGTCTTCCGGGACGATCCCCGCAAGGATCCGCGGCTGGCCCGCACCATGATCGACGCCCGGATCGCGGATCTCCGCTTCGTGCTTGGCCAACTGACGGCCCTGGCAGCCGGGTTCAACCCGGACGCCCTGGGGCGCGCCCAGCCCGCGCACCTCGGGCGGGCCCTGGACCTGCGACGGGTGGGCTACTACGGCCACTCGGCGGGCGGCACCGCGGTGGCCGAGGCGCTGTACGAGGGCCACCGGGTCGCCGCAGCGGTCAACCTGGAAGGCTACCTGGACCGTGCGCCGGCCCGCCCGGGCCAGGAGGGAGAGCCCTACCCGGTCGCCCGCCACGGGGTGGATCGCCCCCTCCTTCTCCTGGGGACCGGGGACTTCATCGGCAGGGCGCAGGCGAAGAGGGAGTTGACGCGGTCCTGGTCGACCCTGCTCGCCCACCCCGGCGGGCGCGTCCGCCGGCACGAGATCTGCCACGCGGCCCACTGGGTCTTCACTGATTACGCCGCCCTGGCGCCGCAGTTGCAGGCCGCCGGCCTGATGACGGCGGCGGCACGGCGAGCGCTGGTCGGCACCATCGCCCCCGCCAGGTCGGTGCCCATGGTGCGCCATCACCTGCGGTCCTTCTTCGCCCGGCATCTGCACCGGCCCGAGGGGTAG
- a CDS encoding CatB-related O-acetyltransferase produces MPTNPAGRAVPADPTVLHPMPGQSRVVLLKPLVTSPLIDVGEFTYYDDPDDPTAFETRNVLYHYGPERLVIGKYCALGEGVRFLMNGANHRMDGPSTFPFPIMGGSWSDHFDLISGLPGRGDTVVGNDVWFGYRAMVMPGVRIGHGAIIASGAVVVDDVPDYGIVGGNPAKLLRRRFADADVARLLALAWWDWPAEHITRHVRTIMSGSIGELEAAAPDRA; encoded by the coding sequence ATGCCGACGAACCCCGCGGGCCGCGCCGTCCCCGCCGACCCGACCGTACTGCACCCGATGCCCGGCCAGTCACGGGTGGTACTGCTGAAACCCCTGGTCACCTCGCCTCTCATCGACGTCGGGGAGTTCACCTACTACGACGATCCGGACGACCCGACGGCCTTCGAGACCCGCAATGTGCTCTACCACTACGGCCCGGAACGGCTGGTCATCGGCAAGTACTGCGCACTGGGCGAGGGCGTGCGGTTCCTCATGAACGGCGCCAACCACCGGATGGACGGCCCGTCGACGTTCCCCTTCCCCATCATGGGCGGCTCCTGGAGCGACCACTTCGACCTGATCAGCGGGCTGCCCGGGCGGGGCGACACGGTGGTCGGCAACGATGTCTGGTTCGGGTACCGCGCGATGGTGATGCCGGGCGTCCGGATCGGGCACGGCGCGATCATCGCGTCCGGCGCCGTGGTCGTCGACGACGTCCCCGATTACGGGATCGTCGGGGGCAATCCGGCCAAGCTGCTGCGCCGTCGCTTTGCTGACGCGGACGTCGCGCGCCTGCTGGCACTGGCGTGGTGGGACTGGCCCGCCGAGCACATCACCCGGCACGTGCGGACGATCATGTCCGGCAGCATCGGGGAACTGGAGGCGGCGGCCCCCGACAGGGCGTGA
- a CDS encoding L,D-transpeptidase family protein, protein MKRLRKLRIPRSAAGRRAGAALALTSLTLPLTVAFSSTAEAATASACNAYRGPYQRQAEKFLGLRVDGRQSTSDCRAIRAFQTSHGITPDYGYAGPVTWGVMQLVAQQRTAGHQPNRAHNCPTNKGRIACVDLTRQLSWIQDGSRLVFGPVPVRTGRKGGATRTGLKRIYWRHLHHVSTIYHTPMPYSQFFDGGEAFHAISGSVWSAPGSHGCVNMRPNDAKKYWSLLRNGDDVYVYGRKSGT, encoded by the coding sequence ATGAAGCGACTACGGAAACTTCGCATACCCAGATCCGCCGCCGGCCGGAGAGCGGGCGCGGCGCTGGCCCTCACGTCACTGACCCTGCCGCTGACGGTGGCCTTCAGCTCCACCGCCGAGGCCGCCACCGCGTCCGCGTGCAACGCCTACCGCGGCCCCTACCAGCGGCAGGCCGAGAAGTTCCTCGGGCTGCGCGTCGACGGCCGGCAGTCGACGTCGGACTGCCGAGCGATTCGCGCCTTCCAGACCAGCCACGGCATCACCCCCGACTACGGATACGCGGGCCCCGTCACCTGGGGCGTGATGCAGCTCGTCGCGCAGCAGCGGACGGCCGGCCACCAGCCGAACCGCGCCCACAATTGCCCCACTAACAAAGGGCGGATCGCCTGCGTCGACCTGACCCGCCAGCTCAGCTGGATCCAGGACGGATCGCGGCTGGTCTTCGGCCCGGTGCCGGTCCGCACCGGGCGCAAGGGCGGTGCGACCCGCACCGGCCTCAAGCGGATCTACTGGCGGCATCTGCACCACGTGTCGACGATCTACCACACGCCCATGCCCTACAGCCAGTTCTTCGACGGCGGTGAGGCGTTCCACGCCATCAGCGGCAGCGTCTGGTCGGCGCCCGGCTCGCACGGCTGCGTCAACATGCGTCCCAACGACGCCAAGAAGTACTGGTCCCTGCTCCGCAACGGCGACGACGTCTACGTCTACGGCCGCAAGTCCGGCACCTGA
- the trxA gene encoding thioredoxin, protein MAGITGAAPGPTTVTDETFEREVLASALPVLVEFGADWCGPCRMLAPVLAGIAEETAGALKIVALDVDTNPATQSAYAVLSVPTLMVFRGGEPVKAVVGARSKHRLLQEIAEVVPVTPGTAG, encoded by the coding sequence ATGGCAGGCATCACAGGAGCAGCACCGGGACCGACGACGGTGACGGACGAGACGTTCGAGCGGGAGGTGTTGGCGTCCGCTCTCCCCGTCCTGGTCGAGTTCGGTGCTGACTGGTGCGGGCCCTGCCGGATGCTGGCGCCCGTGCTGGCCGGGATCGCCGAGGAGACGGCGGGAGCGCTGAAGATCGTGGCGCTCGATGTGGACACCAACCCTGCGACCCAGTCCGCCTACGCCGTCCTGTCCGTGCCCACCCTGATGGTCTTCCGGGGCGGGGAGCCGGTGAAGGCGGTGGTGGGAGCGCGCTCCAAGCACAGGCTCCTCCAGGAGATCGCCGAGGTGGTCCCGGTGACGCCGGGGACCGCGGGCTGA
- a CDS encoding metallophosphoesterase family protein yields the protein MRLLLTSDTHLPRRARALPPQLLDAVARADVVVHAGDWVDTATLDLLESRARRLIGVHGNNDGPELRARLPEVAYAELDGLRLGVVHETGPAQGRERRCAERFPGLDVLVFGHSHIPWDTTSGGGLRLLNPGSPTDRRRQPYCTYMTAEIADGRLTDVRLHRLPRRE from the coding sequence CTGCGACTGCTGCTGACCTCCGACACCCACCTGCCCCGGCGCGCCAGGGCGCTGCCGCCCCAGCTGCTCGACGCGGTGGCGCGCGCCGACGTCGTGGTGCACGCCGGGGACTGGGTCGACACCGCCACCCTGGACCTCCTGGAGTCCCGCGCCCGGCGGCTGATCGGGGTCCACGGCAACAACGACGGCCCGGAACTGCGTGCCAGGCTGCCTGAGGTGGCATACGCCGAGCTGGACGGGCTGCGGCTCGGCGTGGTGCACGAGACCGGACCCGCGCAGGGGCGCGAGCGGCGCTGCGCCGAGCGGTTCCCGGGGCTCGACGTGCTGGTCTTCGGGCACAGCCATATTCCGTGGGACACCACCTCCGGCGGGGGGCTGCGCCTGCTGAACCCCGGTTCGCCGACCGACCGCCGGCGTCAGCCGTACTGCACGTACATGACGGCGGAGATCGCGGACGGCCGGCTCACGGACGTGCGGCTGCACCGGCTGCCCCGCCGGGAGTGA
- a CDS encoding mycothiol transferase, which yields MSAGTDLLVDAFGRVREAVVEVVDGLGADELSTRPDGRANSIGWLVWHLTRIQDDHVAGAAGTEQIWTADGWCEGFGLPFAPEDTGYGHRRKDVAAVRGLSAQLLTEYHEAVHDHTVRYVSGLTAKDFDRVVDRGWTPPVTLGIRLVSVIADDLQHAGQAAYVRGLLGR from the coding sequence ATGTCCGCCGGCACGGATCTGCTCGTCGATGCCTTCGGCCGCGTCCGGGAAGCTGTCGTGGAGGTGGTCGACGGCCTCGGTGCCGACGAGCTGAGCACCCGTCCCGACGGTCGGGCCAATTCCATCGGCTGGCTGGTCTGGCACCTCACCAGGATCCAGGACGACCATGTCGCCGGTGCGGCCGGGACCGAGCAGATCTGGACCGCGGACGGCTGGTGCGAGGGCTTCGGGCTGCCGTTCGCGCCGGAGGACACCGGCTACGGCCACAGGCGCAAGGACGTGGCCGCCGTACGGGGCCTGAGCGCCCAGCTGCTGACGGAGTATCACGAAGCGGTGCACGACCACACGGTGCGCTATGTCTCCGGGCTCACCGCCAAGGACTTCGACCGCGTCGTCGACCGCGGTTGGACACCGCCGGTCACCCTGGGGATCCGTCTGGTCAGCGTCATCGCGGACGACCTCCAGCACGCCGGCCAGGCCGCGTACGTACGGGGGCTGCTCGGCCGCTGA
- a CDS encoding class I SAM-dependent methyltransferase codes for MFAPQGPTIRELAVQALSSVERGYDLLAPKFDHTPFRTPDAVLQPVARALRELGPFASGLDLCCGTGAGMGVLRQVCAERVTGVDISAGMLAVGRSRSWGTEAATGPRIGWVRADARSLPFGPAFDLVVSFGAFGHFLPGERPELFAQVHSALRPGGRFVFPIVAPARPGSPLYWMLLGFDAAMRVRNALWRPSFVMYYRAFRLADVRAELAGAGFGVELTALPELGRRADGSPRCRLVVATRRG; via the coding sequence ATGTTCGCACCCCAGGGCCCCACGATCCGGGAACTCGCCGTGCAGGCGCTGTCCTCCGTCGAGCGCGGCTACGACCTGCTCGCGCCGAAGTTCGACCACACGCCGTTCCGGACGCCGGATGCGGTGCTGCAGCCTGTGGCGCGGGCGCTGCGCGAGCTGGGCCCGTTCGCCAGCGGACTCGACCTGTGCTGCGGGACGGGCGCGGGGATGGGCGTACTGCGGCAGGTGTGCGCGGAGCGGGTCACCGGTGTGGACATCAGCGCCGGGATGCTCGCGGTGGGCCGGTCCCGCTCCTGGGGGACGGAGGCCGCCACCGGGCCGCGCATCGGGTGGGTGCGGGCGGATGCGCGGTCGCTGCCGTTCGGGCCGGCCTTCGACCTGGTCGTCAGCTTCGGCGCGTTCGGGCACTTCCTGCCGGGGGAGCGCCCGGAACTGTTCGCGCAGGTGCACTCCGCGCTGCGCCCCGGTGGCCGGTTCGTTTTCCCGATCGTGGCGCCGGCCCGGCCCGGGTCGCCCCTCTACTGGATGCTGCTCGGCTTCGACGCGGCGATGCGGGTCCGCAACGCGCTGTGGCGGCCGAGTTTCGTCATGTACTACCGGGCGTTCCGGCTGGCCGACGTTCGTGCCGAGCTGGCAGGGGCCGGGTTCGGGGTGGAGCTGACGGCGCTGCCGGAGCTCGGGCGGCGGGCGGACGGCAGTCCGCGGTGCCGGCTGGTGGTGGCGACCCGGCGCGGGTGA
- a CDS encoding serine protease — protein MARSWLRRGAAAVAVCGAVLTSVPPATAAPVRGMLDLRIVGGRKADVKDAPWQVSLRNHGSHVCGASIVRPTEVVTAAHCTTGALPASLTVRAGSSNRGSGGQVVHVSRIARHPKYNPATIDYDVAVLVLDAPLVLGSAVRPIPLQETGAEPASGTPATVTGWGSTRDGGPLPQLLRRVDVPKLSDSSCKSAYGAGSITPRMTCYGYEAGRRDACQGDSGGPLVVGGRLVGIASWGSGCAAPGRPGVYTKVSDPDIHRHITNS, from the coding sequence ATGGCACGGTCATGGCTGCGACGGGGGGCGGCAGCGGTCGCGGTGTGCGGTGCGGTGCTCACCTCGGTGCCGCCGGCCACGGCGGCACCGGTCAGGGGAATGCTGGACCTGCGCATCGTGGGCGGCAGGAAGGCGGATGTGAAGGACGCCCCGTGGCAGGTGTCGCTCCGCAACCACGGGAGCCATGTCTGCGGCGCCTCGATCGTCCGGCCCACCGAGGTGGTCACCGCCGCGCACTGCACCACCGGGGCGCTCCCCGCCTCCCTCACCGTCCGGGCCGGCAGCAGCAACCGCGGCTCGGGCGGCCAGGTCGTCCACGTCTCCCGTATCGCCCGGCACCCGAAGTACAACCCCGCCACGATCGACTACGACGTCGCGGTGCTGGTCCTGGACGCACCGCTGGTCCTCGGCTCCGCGGTCCGGCCGATCCCCCTCCAGGAAACGGGGGCGGAGCCCGCCTCGGGCACTCCGGCGACCGTCACCGGCTGGGGCTCGACGCGGGACGGCGGCCCCCTCCCCCAGCTGCTGCGCCGTGTCGACGTCCCCAAGCTCAGCGACTCCTCCTGCAAGAGCGCGTACGGGGCCGGCTCCATCACCCCCCGGATGACCTGCTACGGATACGAGGCGGGCCGCAGGGACGCCTGCCAGGGCGACAGCGGCGGCCCCCTCGTCGTCGGCGGCCGTCTGGTCGGCATCGCCTCCTGGGGCTCGGGCTGCGCCGCCCCCGGCCGCCCCGGCGTCTACACGAAGGTCAGCGACCCCGACATCCACCGGCACATCACCAACTCCTAG
- a CDS encoding SDR family NAD(P)-dependent oxidoreductase, which translates to MTDSASASLSSRTVLVTGATSGIGFATARQLAERGATVLVHGRTAGEAQAATDRLIATEGIDGARLCGFAADFTCLEEVEAMARRVVAEHPELDVLVNNAGMAAPERHTVTADGNEVAFQVNFLAHYLLTCLLEPALAGERGGRVVNVSSSLHRTASIQWSDPQRARRYSRLAAYAQSQLALTVFAADPRVTAVSVHPGICETDLLPLYATAGASAEEGARHVVRLCDPAVEVVNGAYYDCDQCVDPAPAATDARTLKRLNKLAGQLVGYGA; encoded by the coding sequence ATGACCGACTCTGCTTCCGCCTCCCTGTCCTCCCGCACGGTCCTGGTGACCGGCGCCACCTCCGGCATCGGCTTCGCCACCGCACGGCAGCTCGCCGAACGCGGTGCCACCGTCCTCGTCCACGGCCGCACCGCCGGCGAGGCCCAGGCGGCCACGGACCGGCTGATCGCCACCGAAGGCATCGACGGCGCCCGGCTGTGCGGGTTCGCCGCGGACTTCACGTGTCTGGAGGAGGTCGAGGCGATGGCGCGGCGCGTGGTCGCCGAGCATCCCGAGCTGGACGTGCTGGTCAACAACGCCGGGATGGCCGCGCCGGAGCGCCACACCGTCACGGCCGACGGGAACGAGGTCGCCTTCCAGGTCAACTTCCTCGCCCACTACCTGCTGACCTGCCTCCTGGAGCCGGCGCTCGCCGGCGAGCGGGGCGGCCGGGTCGTCAACGTGTCGTCCTCGCTGCACCGCACCGCCTCCATCCAGTGGAGCGACCCCCAGCGGGCCCGGCGCTACTCGCGGCTCGCGGCCTACGCCCAGTCGCAGCTGGCGCTCACCGTCTTCGCCGCCGACCCGCGGGTGACCGCGGTGTCCGTCCACCCGGGCATCTGCGAGACGGACCTGCTGCCGCTGTACGCCACCGCGGGCGCGTCCGCGGAAGAGGGCGCGCGTCATGTCGTACGGCTCTGCGACCCGGCTGTGGAGGTCGTCAACGGCGCCTACTACGACTGTGATCAGTGCGTCGACCCGGCTCCCGCCGCCACCGACGCCCGCACCCTCAAGCGCCTCAACAAGCTCGCAGGCCAACTCGTCGGCTACGGCGCCTGA
- a CDS encoding GNAT family N-acetyltransferase has protein sequence MVRELVGGTGVLPEHTPSLEGWFAGGPPGALALAEHVRTSGIGQWWTDRATGPRALAVACADHLVLRGDPQALEPAVLDGLAARYVQAPARFLPVLGRAFELVVPWERMVYVHRVPVAAQRTPRGVTVRRLVPGDAPGLAALDPDTAWIHASWGGPAGLAASGAGWAAFRKGHLGQPERLLAVACTYFQGTAHEDIACVTVPDARRQRLALACVTALCRDIAARGRTPTWTCSRDNRPSRLLAWTAGFRLAQEYVHYVTGRAGRT, from the coding sequence ATGGTGCGGGAACTCGTGGGCGGAACCGGTGTGCTGCCGGAACACACGCCCTCTTTGGAGGGGTGGTTCGCCGGCGGTCCGCCCGGTGCGCTGGCGCTGGCCGAGCATGTGCGGACCTCCGGGATCGGCCAGTGGTGGACGGACCGTGCCACCGGCCCCCGCGCACTGGCCGTGGCCTGCGCCGACCACCTCGTGCTGCGCGGTGACCCGCAGGCCCTGGAGCCCGCCGTCCTCGACGGCCTCGCCGCCCGGTACGTACAGGCCCCCGCCCGCTTCCTGCCGGTGCTCGGCCGTGCCTTCGAGCTGGTCGTGCCGTGGGAGCGGATGGTGTACGTGCACCGTGTCCCCGTTGCGGCGCAGCGGACACCGCGCGGGGTGACGGTCCGCCGGCTGGTGCCCGGGGACGCCCCGGGGCTGGCCGCGCTGGATCCGGACACCGCGTGGATCCACGCCAGTTGGGGAGGACCAGCCGGACTCGCCGCGTCCGGAGCCGGCTGGGCGGCGTTCCGCAAGGGGCACCTCGGGCAGCCGGAACGGCTCCTCGCCGTCGCCTGCACCTACTTCCAGGGCACCGCCCACGAGGACATCGCCTGCGTCACCGTCCCCGACGCGCGCCGTCAGCGTCTCGCCCTCGCCTGCGTCACCGCGCTCTGCCGGGACATCGCCGCGCGCGGGCGCACCCCGACCTGGACCTGCTCCCGTGACAACCGACCCAGCAGGCTCCTCGCCTGGACGGCCGGCTTCCGTCTGGCGCAGGAGTATGTGCACTACGTGACGGGGCGAGCCGGGCGGACCTGA